In the Festucalex cinctus isolate MCC-2025b chromosome 10, RoL_Fcin_1.0, whole genome shotgun sequence genome, one interval contains:
- the rorca gene encoding RAR-related orphan receptor C a isoform X2: MYSCSRQRNCLIDRTNRNRCQHCRLQKCLALGMSRDAVKFGRMSKKQRDSLYAEVQKHQQSQECAGGMAAREENGDMGDHGRTYRRMSGTALSDLDDFTTLPDGLLFDLPLTPEDGGGEYGNLDMLAGSAGSSSSSQSSPEQTNLDFAEGGHSIKHEYQLLHDSGLFSHAILNPLPDGCSLLELEHITQCVVKSHMETSQYSTEELKRMAWSTYSMEETRMYQAKSAEVMWQQCAIHITNAIQYVVEFAKRISGFMDLCQNDQIILLKAGCMDVLLIRMCRAYNPVNNTFLFDGRFAPAHFFKALGCDDLVTAVFDLAKSLSRIQMSEEEMALFTAAVLLSPDRPWLTDVQQIQKLQEKVYVALQRCLQKGSSSEEKLAKMVSKLPIMKSICKLHIDKLEFFRLLHPETAYTFPPLYREVFGSEITFPDSTEG, encoded by the exons ATGTACTCCTGCTCGCGACAGAGAAACTGCCTGATCGATCGGACCAATCGCAACCGCTGTCAGCACTGCCGGCTGCAGAAGTGTCTCGCTCTGGGCATGAGCCGGGACG CGGTGAAATTTGGCCGCATGTCCAAGAAGCAGCGCGACAGCCTGTACGCAGAGGTGCAGAAGCATCAGCAGTCCCAGGAGTGCGCCGGCGGCATGGCCGCCCGGGAAGAGAACGGCGACATGGGCGACCACGGCCGCACCTACAGACGAATGTCCGGCACCGCGCTCAGCGATCTGGACGACTTCACCACGCTGCCCGACGGCCTCCTCTTCGACCTGCCGCTGACCCCCGAGGACGGCGGCGGCGAGTACGGCAACCTGGACATGCTCGCCGGCAGCGCCGGCAGCAGCTCGTCCTCGCAAAGCTCGCCGGAGCAGACCAACTTGGACTTTGCGGAGGGCGGCCACAGCATCAAGCACGAGTACCAGCTGTTGCACGACTCCGGGCTCTTCTCGCACGCCATCCTCAACCCGCTTCCCGATGGGTGCTCGCTGCTTGAGCTCG AGCACATAACTCAGTGTGTGGTGAAGTCGCATATGGAGACAAGCCAGTACAGTACAGAGGAGCTGAAAAGAATGGCGTGGTCCACGTATAGCATGGAAGAGACACGGATGTACCAAGCTAAG TCAGCTGAGGTGATGTGGCAACAGTGCGCCATTCACATCACCAACGCCATCCAGTACGTGGTGGAGTTTGCCAAGCGCATCTCTGGCTTCATGGACCTGTGTCAGAATGATCAGATTATCCTCCTCAAAGCAG GCTGCATGGACGTCCTTCTGATCCGAATGTGTCGCGCTTATAACCCCGTCAATAACACATTCCTCTTTGATGGGAGATTCGCCCCCGCTCACTTCTTTAAAGCGCTTG GCTGCGACGACCTCGTGACGGCCGTCTTCGACTTGGCCAAAAGCCTGAGTCGCATCCAGATGTCCGAGGAGGAGATGGCCCTCTTCACCGCCGCTGTGCTGCTCTCACCAG ACCGCCCCTGGCTGACAGATGTGCAACAGATCCAGAAGCTTCAGGAGAAGGTCTACGTCGCCCTCCAGCGCTGCTTACAAAAAGGCAGCTCATCGGAAGAGAAACTTGCCAAG atGGTGTCCAAACTTCCCATCATGAAGTCCATTTGCAAGCTCCACATCGACAAACTGGAGTTCTTCCGTCTGCTCCACCCCGAGACGGCGTACACCTTCCCGCCGTTGTACCGGGAGGTGTTTGGCAGTGAAATCACTTTCCCGGACTCCACAGAGGgctaa
- the rorca gene encoding RAR-related orphan receptor C a isoform X1: MRAQIEVIPCKICGDKSSGIHYGVITCEGCKGFFRRSQQNNAMYSCSRQRNCLIDRTNRNRCQHCRLQKCLALGMSRDAVKFGRMSKKQRDSLYAEVQKHQQSQECAGGMAAREENGDMGDHGRTYRRMSGTALSDLDDFTTLPDGLLFDLPLTPEDGGGEYGNLDMLAGSAGSSSSSQSSPEQTNLDFAEGGHSIKHEYQLLHDSGLFSHAILNPLPDGCSLLELEHITQCVVKSHMETSQYSTEELKRMAWSTYSMEETRMYQAKSAEVMWQQCAIHITNAIQYVVEFAKRISGFMDLCQNDQIILLKAGCMDVLLIRMCRAYNPVNNTFLFDGRFAPAHFFKALGCDDLVTAVFDLAKSLSRIQMSEEEMALFTAAVLLSPDRPWLTDVQQIQKLQEKVYVALQRCLQKGSSSEEKLAKMVSKLPIMKSICKLHIDKLEFFRLLHPETAYTFPPLYREVFGSEITFPDSTEG; the protein is encoded by the exons ATGAGAG CTCAAATAGAAGTCATACCCTGCAAAATCTGCGGGGACAAATCCTCGGGGATCCATTATGGTGTCATCACCTGTGAAGGCTGCAAG GGTTTCTTCCGACGCAGCCAGCAGAACAACGCCATGTACTCCTGCTCGCGACAGAGAAACTGCCTGATCGATCGGACCAATCGCAACCGCTGTCAGCACTGCCGGCTGCAGAAGTGTCTCGCTCTGGGCATGAGCCGGGACG CGGTGAAATTTGGCCGCATGTCCAAGAAGCAGCGCGACAGCCTGTACGCAGAGGTGCAGAAGCATCAGCAGTCCCAGGAGTGCGCCGGCGGCATGGCCGCCCGGGAAGAGAACGGCGACATGGGCGACCACGGCCGCACCTACAGACGAATGTCCGGCACCGCGCTCAGCGATCTGGACGACTTCACCACGCTGCCCGACGGCCTCCTCTTCGACCTGCCGCTGACCCCCGAGGACGGCGGCGGCGAGTACGGCAACCTGGACATGCTCGCCGGCAGCGCCGGCAGCAGCTCGTCCTCGCAAAGCTCGCCGGAGCAGACCAACTTGGACTTTGCGGAGGGCGGCCACAGCATCAAGCACGAGTACCAGCTGTTGCACGACTCCGGGCTCTTCTCGCACGCCATCCTCAACCCGCTTCCCGATGGGTGCTCGCTGCTTGAGCTCG AGCACATAACTCAGTGTGTGGTGAAGTCGCATATGGAGACAAGCCAGTACAGTACAGAGGAGCTGAAAAGAATGGCGTGGTCCACGTATAGCATGGAAGAGACACGGATGTACCAAGCTAAG TCAGCTGAGGTGATGTGGCAACAGTGCGCCATTCACATCACCAACGCCATCCAGTACGTGGTGGAGTTTGCCAAGCGCATCTCTGGCTTCATGGACCTGTGTCAGAATGATCAGATTATCCTCCTCAAAGCAG GCTGCATGGACGTCCTTCTGATCCGAATGTGTCGCGCTTATAACCCCGTCAATAACACATTCCTCTTTGATGGGAGATTCGCCCCCGCTCACTTCTTTAAAGCGCTTG GCTGCGACGACCTCGTGACGGCCGTCTTCGACTTGGCCAAAAGCCTGAGTCGCATCCAGATGTCCGAGGAGGAGATGGCCCTCTTCACCGCCGCTGTGCTGCTCTCACCAG ACCGCCCCTGGCTGACAGATGTGCAACAGATCCAGAAGCTTCAGGAGAAGGTCTACGTCGCCCTCCAGCGCTGCTTACAAAAAGGCAGCTCATCGGAAGAGAAACTTGCCAAG atGGTGTCCAAACTTCCCATCATGAAGTCCATTTGCAAGCTCCACATCGACAAACTGGAGTTCTTCCGTCTGCTCCACCCCGAGACGGCGTACACCTTCCCGCCGTTGTACCGGGAGGTGTTTGGCAGTGAAATCACTTTCCCGGACTCCACAGAGGgctaa